Proteins from one Podospora pseudocomata strain CBS 415.72m chromosome 4, whole genome shotgun sequence genomic window:
- the SEC13 gene encoding GTPase-activating protein S13 (COG:U; EggNog:ENOG503NU25), with amino-acid sequence MTAGAQVISNAGHDDMIHDAVLDYYGRRLATCSSDRTIKIFEIEGESQRLIETLKGHEGAVWCVSWAHPKYGNILASAGYDGKVLIWREQNGSWQRIFDFALHKASVNIVSWSPHEAGCLLACASSDGNVSVLEFKDNSWEHSSFHAHGLGVNSVSWAPATTPGSIVSSNPGPGSAGNRRFVTGGSDNQLKIWAYDPATNSYKQEREPLVGHTDWVRDVAWSPTVLQKSYIASASQDRTVRIWTSDSASPGQWNFKVLNFDAAVWRVSWSLSGNVLAASGADNKVTLWKENLKGEWECVKTIEE; translated from the exons ATG ACAGCGGGCGCCCAGGTTATCAGCAACGCCGGTCACGATGACATGATC CACGATGCAGTCCTGGATTACTACGGCCGGAGGTTAGCGACCTGCTCGTCGGATcgcaccatcaagatcttcgAGATTGAGGGCGAGTCACAACGGTTGATCGAGACACTCAAGGG GCACGAGGGCGCAGTGTGGTGCGTGTCCTGGGCGCATCCCAAGTACGGCAACATCCTCGCGAGCGCGGGCTACGACGGCAAGGTGCTCATCTGGCGCGAGCAAAACGGCTCGTGGCAGCGCATCTTCGACTTTGCCCTCCACAAGGCCAGCGTGAACATTGTGTCTTGGTCCCCCCACGAGGCCGGCTGCCTCCTCGCATGCGCTTCCTCCGATGGCAACGTCAGCGTTCTCGAATTCAAGGACAACAGCTGGGAGCACAGCAGCTTCCACGCGCACGGTCTGGGTGTCAACTCGGTTTCTTGGGCGCCTGCCACCACACCCGGCAGCATcgtcagcagcaaccccgGCCCAGGGTCGGCCGGCAACAGACGCTTTGTAACTGGCGGTTCCGACAACCAGCTCAAGATCTGGGCGTACGACCCGGCTACGAACAGCTATAAGCAAGAGAGGGAGCCCTTGGTGGGTCATACCGATTGGGTCAGGGATGTGGCGTGGAGCCCAACGGTGCTTCAGAAGAGCTATATTGCCTCTGCGTCACAGGACAGGACAGTGCGGATCTGGACGAGTGACTCTGCCAGCCCCGGGCAGTGGAATTTCAAGGTCCTGAActttgatgctgctgtcTGGCGCGTGAGCTGGTCCCTGAGCGGGAACGTTCTTGCGGCCAGCGGGGCGGATAACAAGGTTACCTTGTGGAAGGAGAACCTTAAGGGCGAGTGGGAGTGCGTCAAGACCATTGAGGAGTAA
- a CDS encoding hypothetical protein (EggNog:ENOG503P48Y; COG:S), whose protein sequence is MADSMCGPSNGAKNLLAHTDRDRTLHQDRLVNAPLAGPGASFRSQNAGPSNAAQRAFEGFQQGGPVNAGFENGPLLPDMNPAALHRPPMAMSPAPMAARLAAEHHAAVRLESPATGGVGNQAWINEFANMKISNGSSVQAGQTPGMAMSHPGVPVVQQPMMLPTTGVNSFAPYQTGMAFQSYLPALSAPMTHSQLPGQEATAAAAVQVESAEVKDAFADLFDQYEQQADQLTDYQRQEQEFEQEQAKWMAEHGPKALPPTDAEMAAINSEMERIADEQEEHARRRENADLARAAEDILRAVSGNSSDKFKHSNFLELMRRIAASEIVVNEENFIDADTGEKIETGDLVAEGPVNGGGSSGDGNPVKGESGAVGGGGDAPPPPTAPASA, encoded by the exons ATGGCTGACTCCATGTGCGGCCCATCCAACGGGGCTAAGAACCTGCTCGCGCATACCGACCGCGATCGCACCCTGCACCAAGATCGGCTCGTGAATGCTCCTCTGGCTGGTCCCGGAGCT TCATTCCGGTCGCAGAATGCCGGTCCGAGCAACGCTGCCCAGAGAGCCTTTGAGGGTTTCCAGCAGGGTGGTCCGGTCAACGCTGGCTTTGAGAACGGCCCTCTGCTCCCTGATATGAACCCGGCTGCCCTTCATCGCCCTCCTATGGCCATGTCTCCTGCTCCGATGGCTGCTCGTCTGGCCGCAGAGCATCATGCAGCTGTGCGCCTCGAGTCGCCCGCCACCGGTGGAGTCGGGAACCAAGCCTGGATCAACGAGTTTGCCAACATGAAGATTTCGAACGGCAGTTCGGTCCAAGCTGGTCAAACCCCAGGCATGGCGATGAGCCACCCTGGTGTGCCTGTTGTTCAGCAGCCTATGATGCTCCCCACCACAGGTGTCAACAGTTTCGCCCCTTACCAAACTGGCATGGCCTTTCAGAGCTACCTACCTGCTCTCTCCGCCCCCATGACCCACAGCCAACTCCCAGGTCAAgaagccaccgccgccgccgctgtaCAAGTCGAAAGcgccgaggtcaaggacgCCTTTGCCGATCTATTCGACCAGTACGAGCAGCAAGCCGACCAGCTGACCGACTACCAGCGTCAGGAGCAGGAATTCGAGCAGGAGCAAGCCAAGTGGATGGCCGAGCATGGACCCAAAGCCCTTCCGCCTACCGATGCCGAGATGGCGGCGATCAACTCGGAGATGGAGCGGATTGCCGACGAGCAGGAGGAACACGCCCGTCGGAGAGAGAATGCGGACCTGGCTCGGGCGGCCGAGGACATCCTGAGGGCTGTTAGTGGCAACAGCTCGGACAAGTTCAAGCACTCGAATTTCTTGGAGTTGATGAGACGGATTGCGGCGAGTGAGATTGTGGTGAATGAGGAGAATTTCATCGATGCGGATACGGGGGAGAAGATTGAGACGGGAGATTTGGTTGCTGAGGGGCCGGTGAAtggcggtggcagcagcggtgACGGCAATCctgtgaagggggagagtggtgcggtgggtggtggtggtgatgcgccgccgccgccgactgCTCCGGCGAGCGCCTGA
- a CDS encoding hypothetical protein (COG:S; EggNog:ENOG503PEPG), with the protein MCRENNDREWDSPLLFCLRPHLQPNISVVETLSPFHQHLLLSHLTTTHYLPKMESLSGQTLLLPPTTHFLRTWKSSSPPQFPPPAPQPLHNRLTEEVINPILSSLIPQPKALQKAIEYDTALLVCGLYPSLAAGSEDFEKLKTVAVWVVWIVLWDDAIDSDSSGGINAREYVEVSKRYVRWCLLREGEEEPEAPTKVCELMKSAGGRLRGVNGWGEGDVRRLWGVLECYMDGCLVEYRVRMSGTTVAELRLLGDEVGEQEFWAWRTGTSGVGAFCLMGRVMNGGEGLSGEVWGWEEVRGMEMMVIKSFVV; encoded by the coding sequence ATGTGCCGTGAAAACAATGACAGAGAATGGGATTCACCACTGCTCTTTTGTTTGAGGCCCCACCTGCAGCCCAACATCTCTGTGGTGGAGACCCTCTCCCCTTTCCATCAACACTTGCTCTTgtctcacctcaccaccactcacTACCTACCAAAAATGGAATCTCTATCAGGTCAaacactcctcctccctcccacaacCCACTTCCTCCGCACCTggaaatcatcatcacctccccaattccctcctcccgcccctcAACCCTTGCACAACCGCCTGACAGAGGAAGTCATAAACCCCATCCtttcctccctcatcccccagcCAAAAGCGCTGCAAAAGGCTATCGAGTATGACACCGCTTTGTTGGTCTGTGGGCTGTACCCTTCTCTTGCGGCCGGATCCGAAGATTTTGAAAAGCTGAAAACTGTGGCcgtgtgggtggtgtggatTGTGCTTTGGGATGATGCTATTGATTCTGACTCTTCTGGGGGTATAAACGCGAGGGAGTATGTGGAAGTGTCGAAGCGGTATGTGAGGTGGTGTTTACTTcgcgagggggaggaggaaccgGAAGCGCCGACGAAGGTTTGTGAGTTGATGAAGAgtgctggggggaggttgaggggggtgaatgggtggggggagggggatgtgaggaggctgtggggggtgttggagtgTTATATGGATGGTTGTTTGGTGGAGTATCGTGTTAGGATGTCGGGAACAACGGTTGCCgagttgaggttgttgggggatgaAGTAGGGGAGCAGGAGTTTTGGGCTTGGAGGACGGGGACGAGTGGGGTGGGGGCTTTTTGTTTGATGGGGCGGGTGATGAatgggggtgaggggttatcgggggaggtttgggggtgggaggaggttagggggatggagatgatggttaTCAAGTCTTTTGTTGTGTGA
- a CDS encoding hypothetical protein (COG:S; EggNog:ENOG503PEPG), which produces MWDGSRVGRLMIGARVNELFSLKKELKDGAAMNLVSIAMHDRNRDLAGAVGGILGDYEHWGCEFRNLATRFRARAKEEYGGEVMEMVEKTIEAYEAVVTAILEFSVQSPRYGIKQYQREDGYFEIPL; this is translated from the exons ATGTGGGATGGATCAAGAGTGGGAAGGCTAATGATTGGGGCTAGGGTGAATGAGCTGTTTTCGTTGAAGAAGGAATTG AAAGATGGTGCGGCTATGAATTTGGTATCGATAGCTATGCACGACCGGAACCGTGATCTTGCGGGTGCTGTGGGGGGGATTTTGGGAGACTATGAGCATTGGGGCTGTGAGTTTCGGAATCTCGCTACTCGTTTCCGAGCAAGAGCGAAAGAAGAGTATGGAGGTGAGGTTATGGAGATGGTCGAGAAGACCATCGAGGCCTACGAGGCGGTTGTGACGGCTATACTGGAATTTTCGGTCCAGAGCCCAAGGTACGGCATAAAACAGTACCAGAGGGAAGATGGGTATTTTGAGATACCTCTATAG
- a CDS encoding hypothetical protein (EggNog:ENOG503P24Z; COG:Q), whose protein sequence is MADALEWNYTSPLAGYEKAPPLPDERTDDGKSYVNNQTGVKSVAYERFIEPLDNGRRGGFDIHVYYFQNNPEQTQYARELWQRIRHEFPELRIYTFWDRPVGPHPVAMFEVNLFTPAQFGAFIPWLAIWRGPLSVLVHPNTTHEDDVPHELERELKNHTERAIWLGERIPLDVGRFKSLVAAFKRAESNKGE, encoded by the exons ATGGCAGACGCACTCGAATGGAACTACACATCACCCTTGGCGGGGTATGAGAAagcccctcctcttcccgaTGAGCGCACCGATGACGGCAAGAGCTATGTCAACAACCAGACGGGTGTGAAGAGCGTGGCATACGAAAGGTTCATTGAGCCGTTGGATAACGGTCGACGGGGTGGTTT CGACATTCATGTCTATTACTTCCAAAACAACCCTGAACAAACCCAATATGCGAGAGAGCTCTGGCAGAGAATCCGGCATGAATTCCCAGAACTACGTATCTATACCTTCTGGGACCGCCCTGTGGGACCGCATCCGGTCGCTATGTTTGAGGTGAACTTGTTCACTCCTGCACAGTTTGGAGCCTTCATTCCGTGGCTAGCGATTTGGAGAGGGCCTCTGTCCGTGTTGGTGCACCCCAACACTACTCACGAGGATGACGTACCACAtgagttggagagggagctgaAGAATCATACCGAGAGGGCGATTTggctgggggagaggatTCCGCTTGACGTGGGAAGGTTCAAGAGTTTGGTAGCGGCATTCAAGAGAGCAGAAAGTAATAAGGGGGAGTAA
- a CDS encoding hypothetical protein (EggNog:ENOG503PAHS): MFAGYCGLNNGTSNFPKPTDPPGAMTYYVTDLPQFQTLAPCAASGLSYALQGQTRGLCPAGPKALASCACLKEGMTLELSREITSSVKAYCRSTATEDVSSAISVYNYYCSAAENKVTAAGVTNSVDQTYATGVSGGVPRATGGPGSSGGGSSGGDSNTDNNSSRTNLGMIIGIAAGAIGGIVLLGALIWRLCKSSRNRREQERLAALAAPPPQPSVEPKLAPPTYRPFASPIAAVNKPTFASDVVAAPPPVDSPAPSSILRVNSPGRTDNVSPISTTGPYSPPQNQSAVHSALFPPTPGTSELHAQTPSPYNSTSPPNAPELHGQAAASSLYPPMPGTSELQSQNTQPVLAPPNPYHSPAQPRAPELYGQGAPQANRPELQGQGAMVPPPPHAPELYGQGAPMANRPELAGQGAMYPGQPHSQNMSELQGQGSHLHNVNMNRPELQGQGMMYAPPAAPGTQELHGQGGQYGQPQGQQGGGFQPYQTGYVPPQSQQPPAPTGQASWQAGPVPGTYEMDGEAYHRGR, encoded by the exons ATGTTTGCTGGCTACTGCGGCCTGAACAACGGAACCTCGAACTTCCCCAAGCCGACAGACCCGCCTGGTGCTATGACATATTATGTCACCGACTTGCCGCAATTCCAGACGCTCGCCCCCTGTGCCGCCTCAGGACTAAGCTATGCTCTCCAAGGG CAAACGCGAGGGCTGTGTCCTGCTGGCCCCAAAGCATTGGCTTCGTGCGCTTGCTTAAAGGAGGGGATGACACTGGAGCTCTCAAGGGAGATTACTTCAAGCGTGAAGGCATATTGCAGGTCGACAGCAACGGAGGATGTTAGCTCTGCTATCTCG GTTTACAACTACTATTGCAGTGCTGCCGAGAACAAAGTGACGGCCGCCGGGGTCACGAATTCGGTTGACCAAACATATGCAACTGGGGTTTCTGGCGGCGTCCCCAGAGCAACAGGTGGCCCGGGTAGCTCAGGAGGCGGGAGTAGTGGTGGCGATTCAAACACAGATAACAACTCCTCCAGGACTAATCTTGGCATGATCATCGGCATTGCGGCAGGTGCCATCGGAGGCATAGTTCTCCTGGGTGCTCTGATCTGGCGTCTCTGCAAGTCCTCCCGGAACCGTCGAGAACAAGAGCGTTTGGCCGCGCTGGctgctccaccaccccaaccgtCGGTCGAACCCAAGCTTGCTCCCCCAACATACCGGCCTTTTGCGAGTCCCATTGCCGCCGTCAACAAGCCAACATTTGCGTCTGACGTCGTTGCTGCTCCTCCGCCAGTGGACTCACCAGCTCCGAGCTCGATACTGCGAGTAAATTCACCTGGAAGAACAGACAACGTATCACCAATCTCGACCACAGGGCCATACTCACCCCCGCAGAACCAATCTGCGGTCCACAGCGCGCTCTTCCCGCCAACGCCAGGCACCTCAGAACTTCACGCTCAAACACCGAGCCCGTACAATTcaacttcaccaccaaacgcACCCGAACTCCACGGCCAAGCAGCTGCTTCCTCTCTCTACCCACCCATGCCGGGCACATCCGAGCTTCAATCGCAGAACACTCAACCAGTTCTCGCTCCGCCAAACCCATATCACTCCCCAGCACAGCCAAGAGCCCCAGAACTGTACGGCCAGGGAGCCCCCCAAGCCAACAGACCAGAACTCCAAGGGCAAGGAGCCATGGTgccgcctccaccacatgCTCCGGAACTGTATGGTCAAGGAGCACCGATGGCCAATAGACCTGAGCTTGCAGGCCAAGGGGCGATGTACCCGGGGCAACCTCACTCACAGAACATGTCGGAGCTTCAGGGGCAGGGGTCACATTTGCATAATGTGAATATGAACAGGCCGGAGCTCCAGGGTCAGGGGATGATGTATGCTCCTCCTGCGGCGCCGGGGACGCAGGAGCTGCATGGGCAGGGGGGACAATATGGGCAGCCTCAAGGgcagcaaggaggagggttccAGCCGTATCAGACTGGGTACGTGCCGCCACAGTCACAGCAACCGCCGGCGCCGACTGGGCAGGCGTCGTGGCAGGCGGGCCCTGTGCCGGGGACGTatgagatggatggggaggcTTATCATCGGGGGAGGTGA